From one Bordetella genomosp. 9 genomic stretch:
- a CDS encoding acyl-CoA thioesterase domain-containing protein produces MTHTLTPGARPSALDPILQRTLRAIRRRREHGFHFAGNFLAVSFDRVTVDDSLVSMKADCHASDGAIDGTALGVLADLALAAPVRAALPADTRLATVNMQLQLTGAPCLAPVTASSSFHGYVHGAAGRQAISRVTLHGAGREIGLGTATFMVLDLPAGTPIPFLTPVDPTQDDAPLLDPETDLNPGELAVYEHVRMALDDSRAGGDFHERLWGYRAHARKGGATGTLANGPHIGNRVGHAQGGVLLGFAQATAQAALGEDWAMSSVTASYVSPGEGRELKAEADIVHQGRTTAVTRVAITTEAGKRVLEVLATHSLRGTRP; encoded by the coding sequence ATGACGCACACGCTCACGCCCGGCGCCCGCCCATCCGCGCTCGATCCCATCCTGCAACGCACGCTGCGCGCCATCCGCCGGCGCCGCGAACACGGTTTCCATTTCGCCGGCAACTTCCTGGCCGTGTCCTTCGACCGCGTCACCGTGGACGACAGCCTGGTCAGCATGAAGGCCGACTGCCATGCCAGCGACGGCGCCATCGACGGCACGGCGCTGGGCGTGCTGGCCGACCTGGCGCTGGCCGCGCCGGTGCGCGCCGCCCTGCCCGCCGACACCCGCCTGGCCACCGTCAATATGCAGCTGCAGCTCACCGGCGCGCCCTGCCTCGCGCCGGTCACGGCCAGCAGCAGCTTCCATGGCTACGTGCATGGCGCCGCCGGCCGCCAGGCCATCAGCCGCGTCACCCTGCACGGCGCCGGCCGGGAAATCGGCCTGGGCACCGCCACCTTCATGGTGCTGGACCTGCCGGCGGGCACGCCCATCCCCTTCCTGACGCCGGTGGATCCGACGCAGGACGATGCGCCGCTGCTCGACCCGGAAACGGACCTGAATCCCGGCGAACTCGCCGTCTACGAGCACGTCAGGATGGCGCTGGACGACAGCCGAGCCGGCGGGGACTTCCATGAACGGCTGTGGGGCTACCGCGCCCATGCACGCAAGGGGGGCGCGACCGGCACGCTGGCCAACGGTCCCCATATCGGCAACCGGGTGGGCCACGCCCAGGGCGGCGTGCTGCTGGGCTTCGCCCAGGCCACCGCGCAGGCCGCGCTGGGCGAAGACTGGGCGATGAGCAGCGTCACCGCCTCCTACGTCAGCCCCGGCGAAGGCCGCGAGCTGAAAGCCGAAGCCGACATCGTCCACCAGGGCCGCACCACCGCCGTCACGCGCGTCGCCATCACCACCGAGGCCGGCAAGCGCGTGCTGGAAGTGCTGGCCACGCATTCCTTGCGCGGCACGCGGCCTTGA
- a CDS encoding HD domain-containing protein — protein sequence MDEDLLACWKPRLADIAAPAAADDGAHDLNHLQRVWSVARRILDDHPEADALVVLAACFLHDLVNLPKNHPERSKASVMAAAQATRALADAGFPADKLPAVAHAIEAHSFSAGIPPRTLEARIVQDADRMDALGAIGLARMFHVGGQLGRPLAHGTDPLAVDRPLDDTRYALDHIEAKLLRLPATLHTAAARRIADTRAARLRRFRDEFVAEWTGYDADQ from the coding sequence ATGGACGAAGACCTGCTTGCCTGTTGGAAACCGCGCCTGGCGGACATCGCCGCCCCCGCTGCGGCGGACGATGGCGCGCATGACCTGAATCACCTGCAACGCGTATGGTCGGTGGCGCGGCGCATCCTGGACGACCACCCTGAAGCCGACGCGCTCGTCGTTCTGGCCGCGTGCTTCCTGCACGACCTGGTCAACCTGCCCAAGAACCACCCCGAACGTTCCAAGGCATCCGTCATGGCCGCCGCCCAGGCGACTCGCGCGTTGGCCGATGCCGGCTTCCCCGCCGACAAGCTGCCCGCCGTCGCCCATGCCATCGAGGCGCACAGCTTCTCCGCCGGCATCCCGCCGCGCACCCTGGAAGCGCGCATCGTCCAGGACGCGGACCGCATGGACGCCCTGGGCGCCATCGGCCTGGCCCGCATGTTCCACGTCGGCGGCCAACTGGGCCGTCCGCTGGCCCACGGCACCGACCCCCTGGCCGTCGACCGCCCGCTCGACGACACCCGATACGCCCTCGACCACATCGAGGCCAAGCTGCTGCGCCTGCCCGCCACCCTGCACACCGCCGCCGCCCGCCGCATCGCCGACACCCGCGCCGCCCGCCTGCGCCGCTTCCGCGACGAATTCGTCGCCGAATGGACGGGCTACGACGCGGATCAGTGA
- a CDS encoding Bug family tripartite tricarboxylate transporter substrate binding protein has translation MTSSVLSFWRALIAASVFLLGAAHLPSALAADWPDRPIRLMVGYPPGGGTDTVARVLAQQLTKVLHQSVIIENRAGASSTIAAQQVARAEPDGYTVLFATGSPLTGAPLTIKGLTYDPLKDLVPVTLIGGGPFILVANPAFPPNTLPELVEYARAHPGQVNYASPGISTANYFFAEVLNQDANIKTVHVPYKGSSALINDTIAGQVQYTLDTPGTTLPLIHAGKLKALAIFSKKRLERAPDIPTTVEAGYPELVGGSWYGLLLPKGTPPAIVDALYKATKQALTGDEVRRAMEARDVIIQGSTPAEFKDYIQAEYTKWKTVTDRLGIKPQ, from the coding sequence ATGACGAGTTCAGTACTTTCTTTCTGGCGCGCGTTGATCGCCGCCAGCGTGTTCCTGCTGGGCGCGGCCCACCTGCCATCGGCCCTGGCTGCCGACTGGCCCGATCGTCCGATACGCCTGATGGTGGGCTACCCGCCCGGCGGCGGCACGGATACCGTGGCGCGCGTGCTGGCCCAACAGCTGACCAAGGTGCTGCACCAGTCGGTCATCATCGAAAACCGTGCGGGCGCCAGCAGCACCATCGCCGCGCAGCAGGTGGCGCGCGCCGAACCTGACGGTTATACCGTGCTGTTCGCGACCGGTTCGCCCTTGACCGGCGCGCCGCTGACGATCAAGGGCCTGACCTACGATCCCTTGAAGGACCTGGTGCCCGTGACCCTGATCGGCGGCGGACCGTTCATCCTGGTGGCCAATCCCGCCTTTCCGCCCAATACCCTGCCGGAGCTGGTCGAGTACGCGCGCGCGCATCCCGGCCAGGTGAACTACGCGTCGCCCGGCATCAGCACGGCGAACTACTTCTTTGCCGAGGTCCTGAACCAGGACGCCAATATCAAGACGGTGCATGTGCCCTACAAGGGCAGCTCGGCGCTGATCAACGACACGATCGCCGGGCAGGTGCAATACACGCTGGATACCCCGGGCACCACGCTGCCCTTGATCCACGCAGGCAAGCTCAAGGCCCTGGCGATCTTCAGCAAGAAGCGGCTGGAGCGGGCGCCCGATATTCCCACCACCGTGGAAGCCGGCTATCCCGAGCTGGTCGGCGGCTCCTGGTACGGGCTGCTGCTGCCCAAGGGCACGCCCCCGGCCATCGTGGATGCGCTGTACAAGGCGACGAAGCAGGCCCTGACGGGCGATGAAGTGCGCCGCGCCATGGAAGCGCGCGACGTCATTATCCAGGGCAGCACGCCGGCCGAGTTCAAGGACTATATCCAGGCCGAATACACGAAGTGGAAGACCGTCACCGACCGGCTGGGCATCAAGCCGCAGTGA
- a CDS encoding LysR substrate-binding domain-containing protein yields the protein MQVNLDIAALRTLVIGMDLGSFAKAADRVGRSTSAVSAQIKKLEDQAGAPLFKKSGRGLALTDAGEVMLDYARRLVGLNDEAAVATRGLDMEGWIRLGLQEDFGEAMLPQLLGRFARAHPKVRIEARVARNTELRERLDAGQLDLALLWDSTAATDGAPAPAARRHALDDGGPVERLARPRMCWIGSSALPWHADSGEPLPLIAFDRPCMFTQAATTALDRARIPWRLVFTSPSLNGLWAAAAAGLGINVRTPYGLPASVRPLDAKAAALPALPTIPLLLLKRPGESLPLADRLAAIMREHVDGEIQQRSRP from the coding sequence ATGCAGGTGAACCTGGACATCGCGGCCTTGCGCACCCTGGTCATCGGCATGGACCTGGGCAGCTTCGCCAAGGCGGCGGATCGGGTGGGCCGCTCGACTTCCGCCGTCAGCGCGCAGATCAAGAAGCTGGAAGACCAGGCCGGCGCCCCGCTCTTCAAGAAATCCGGCCGCGGCCTGGCGCTGACCGACGCCGGCGAAGTCATGCTGGACTATGCGCGCCGCCTGGTCGGCCTGAACGACGAAGCCGCCGTCGCCACACGCGGCCTGGACATGGAAGGATGGATCCGCCTGGGCTTGCAGGAGGACTTCGGCGAAGCCATGTTGCCGCAACTGCTGGGGCGCTTCGCCCGCGCCCATCCCAAGGTCCGCATCGAGGCCCGTGTCGCGCGCAACACCGAATTGCGGGAGCGCCTCGACGCCGGGCAGTTGGACCTGGCGCTTCTTTGGGACAGCACGGCGGCGACCGACGGCGCGCCCGCCCCCGCGGCACGCAGGCACGCATTGGATGACGGTGGTCCGGTGGAACGCCTGGCCCGCCCACGCATGTGCTGGATAGGATCATCCGCGCTGCCATGGCACGCGGACTCCGGCGAGCCGCTGCCCTTGATCGCATTCGACCGCCCCTGCATGTTCACGCAAGCGGCGACCACCGCCCTGGACCGCGCCCGCATCCCCTGGCGTCTGGTGTTCACCAGCCCCAGCTTGAACGGCTTGTGGGCTGCTGCGGCGGCGGGCCTGGGCATCAACGTACGCACGCCCTACGGCCTGCCGGCGTCGGTGCGGCCGCTGGACGCCAAGGCGGCGGCCCTGCCGGCGCTACCGACGATCCCCCTGCTGCTGTTGAAGCGTCCTGGTGAAAGCCTGCCGCTGGCCGACAGGCTCGCGGCCATCATGCGCGAACACGTGGATGGCGAGATCCAACAGCGGTCGCGCCCGTGA
- a CDS encoding glutathione S-transferase family protein: MALQLYFHPFSSYCQKVLIALYDLGIEFERNVIEGPDSPAGRRLAELWPMQRFPVLADGDRTVIESSCIIEYLDLYHASGSRMIPQDPKAALETRFMDRFFDNYVATPQMQIVFNELRPVESRDPHGVRQSRAMLDTSYAWLDRRLAGRAWAAGERFTLADCGAAPFLFYADWTHPIPPHCAHVRAYRQRLLRYPSFARAVDEARPYRAWFPLGAPDRD, translated from the coding sequence ATGGCGCTGCAGCTGTATTTCCATCCGTTCTCGTCCTATTGCCAGAAAGTGCTCATCGCCCTGTACGACCTGGGCATCGAATTCGAACGCAATGTCATTGAAGGCCCTGACAGTCCGGCGGGCCGGCGCCTGGCTGAGCTGTGGCCGATGCAGCGCTTTCCCGTGCTGGCGGACGGCGATCGTACGGTGATCGAGTCGAGCTGCATCATCGAATACCTGGACCTGTATCACGCCAGTGGGTCGCGGATGATCCCGCAGGATCCCAAGGCAGCGCTGGAAACGCGCTTCATGGACCGATTTTTCGACAACTACGTCGCGACGCCGCAGATGCAGATCGTCTTCAACGAGCTGCGCCCCGTGGAGTCGCGCGATCCCCATGGCGTGCGGCAGTCCCGCGCGATGCTGGACACGTCGTATGCCTGGCTGGACCGGAGATTGGCCGGTCGCGCATGGGCGGCCGGCGAGCGATTCACCTTGGCCGATTGCGGCGCGGCGCCCTTCCTGTTCTACGCCGACTGGACGCACCCGATACCGCCGCATTGCGCGCACGTGCGCGCCTACCGCCAGCGCCTGTTGCGTTATCCATCATTCGCGCGCGCGGTCGACGAAGCCCGCCCGTACCGCGCATGGTTCCCCTTGGGCGCGCCCGATCGCGACTGA
- a CDS encoding bifunctional helix-turn-helix transcriptional regulator/GNAT family N-acetyltransferase, with amino-acid sequence MDVIEALSQSREQTIRQVRELSRKLVRELGFMRPHLADSGLAPSAVHAIIEVGLTPGIQARDLAAVLRLDKSNASRQVAKLEAAGLLRRESDPEDARAARLYLTRQGAALRARIDRFATDQVSKALRQLAPVDQQALLRLLALYGEALSRDNPNMAGVADNDDGVPEPSVERAAVTANVRRRETGVEAASNGEGHIVEGYLPGCIGDVAALHARYYAETVGFGVFFERKVATELAAFAESLPAQGKGMWLYVEHGRVLGSVVIDGDMDTREAHLRWFIVDGSLRGRGVGRDLLARAMAFADAWYDETYLWTFRGLDAARHLYESVGFQLAEETAGSQWGEPVTEQRFVRRKPATLG; translated from the coding sequence ATGGACGTCATCGAAGCGTTGAGCCAGTCGCGCGAGCAGACCATCAGGCAGGTGCGCGAACTGTCGCGCAAGCTGGTGCGGGAGCTGGGTTTCATGCGTCCGCATCTTGCCGACAGCGGCCTGGCGCCTTCCGCGGTGCACGCCATCATCGAAGTGGGCTTGACGCCTGGCATACAGGCGCGCGACCTGGCTGCGGTGCTGCGGCTGGACAAATCCAATGCCAGTCGTCAGGTCGCCAAGCTGGAAGCCGCCGGCCTGCTGCGGCGCGAGAGCGATCCGGAGGACGCTCGGGCGGCGCGGCTGTACCTGACGCGCCAGGGTGCGGCGCTGCGGGCGCGCATCGACCGGTTCGCGACCGATCAGGTGTCGAAGGCGCTGCGCCAGCTGGCGCCGGTCGATCAGCAGGCGCTGCTGCGCCTGCTGGCGCTGTATGGCGAGGCTTTGTCTCGCGACAATCCGAATATGGCCGGGGTCGCGGATAACGACGATGGCGTTCCTGAGCCATCCGTGGAGCGGGCCGCGGTCACGGCCAATGTCCGGCGGCGGGAAACCGGCGTGGAAGCCGCCAGTAACGGCGAAGGGCACATCGTCGAAGGTTACCTGCCTGGCTGCATCGGCGATGTCGCGGCCTTGCACGCCCGCTACTACGCCGAGACCGTAGGCTTCGGCGTGTTCTTCGAGCGCAAGGTTGCGACGGAGCTGGCGGCCTTCGCGGAATCGCTTCCCGCGCAAGGCAAGGGGATGTGGCTCTATGTCGAACACGGCCGGGTGCTGGGATCCGTGGTGATCGACGGCGACATGGACACGCGGGAAGCGCATCTGCGCTGGTTCATCGTGGACGGCAGCCTGCGGGGCAGGGGAGTCGGCCGCGATCTGCTGGCGCGGGCCATGGCGTTCGCGGACGCATGGTACGACGAGACTTATCTATGGACCTTCCGCGGCCTGGATGCCGCGCGGCATCTGTACGAGTCCGTCGGCTTCCAGCTGGCGGAGGAAACCGCCGGCTCGCAATGGGGCGAGCCGGTCACGGAACAGCGCTTCGTCCGGCGCAAGCCCGCCACGCTCGGCTAG
- the xth gene encoding exodeoxyribonuclease III, with amino-acid sequence MKIATFNINGIGARLPNLLRWLEEKQPDVACLQELKAPQEKFPESAIRDAGYGVIWHGQKSWNGVAILTRGCDPVESRRILPGDDEDLQSRYIEATVQGIVVACLYLPNGNPAPGPKFDYKLKWMERLTAHVAGMVDSGQPTVLAGDYNVIPTDLDVYKPERWVDDALFRPETRAAFDKLVSQGWTDSLRTCHPDTRIYTYWDYFRNAYARDAGIRIDHLLLNRKLAPRLQDAGVDRDVRGWEKASDHAPTWITLKPA; translated from the coding sequence ATGAAAATCGCCACTTTCAACATCAATGGCATCGGCGCCCGCCTGCCCAACCTGCTGCGCTGGCTGGAGGAGAAACAGCCCGACGTGGCCTGCCTGCAGGAACTGAAGGCGCCGCAGGAGAAATTCCCCGAATCCGCCATCCGCGATGCCGGCTACGGCGTGATCTGGCATGGCCAGAAAAGCTGGAATGGCGTCGCCATCCTGACGCGCGGCTGCGACCCGGTCGAATCGCGCCGCATCCTGCCAGGGGATGACGAAGACCTGCAAAGCCGCTATATCGAAGCGACCGTGCAAGGCATCGTCGTCGCCTGCCTCTACCTGCCCAACGGCAACCCCGCGCCGGGCCCCAAGTTCGACTACAAGCTGAAGTGGATGGAGCGCCTGACGGCGCACGTCGCCGGCATGGTCGACAGCGGCCAGCCCACGGTGCTGGCCGGCGACTACAACGTCATCCCGACCGACCTGGACGTCTACAAGCCCGAGCGCTGGGTGGACGACGCCCTGTTCCGTCCCGAGACGCGCGCGGCCTTCGACAAGTTGGTCTCCCAAGGCTGGACCGACTCGCTGCGCACCTGCCATCCGGATACCCGCATCTACACCTACTGGGATTATTTCCGCAACGCCTATGCGCGCGACGCGGGGATACGCATCGACCATCTGCTGTTGAACCGCAAGCTGGCGCCGCGGTTGCAGGACGCCGGCGTGGACCGCGACGTGCGCGGCTGGGAAAAGGCCAGCGACCACGCGCCGACCTGGATCACGCTGAAGCCGGCCTGA
- a CDS encoding mechanosensitive ion channel family protein, with protein MTDNVFGAFFTDTLFLNIPLLNWIIAFATACAAFAVARIAVGFAKRRLLARSHTAGAHFSVVAAEVVAGTSNMLLALAALLIGAGVLDMPARWAGRIDGLWFVVAILQIALWAHRAMVLGMRHYFHRHAEPQGGQITALAALSIWGAKVLLWAVVLLAMLSNMGVNITAFVASLGVGGIAVALAVQNILGDLFASMSIAIDKPFEVNDFIVVGTLAGTVEHVGLKTTRIRSLGGEQIVMSNASMLTATIQNYKRLRERRVVFQFGLSYDCTAQQTREVPAIVERIIRAQDKTRFDRSHFKGFGESSLDFETVYIVLDPGYNQYMDIQQAINLEMMQAFEDLGVRFAHPMRTLHVASLPGPRRQEDAARRVRADAPDRRLGVSPQGA; from the coding sequence ATGACCGACAACGTTTTCGGTGCGTTTTTCACTGATACGCTTTTCCTGAACATTCCGCTGCTGAACTGGATCATCGCTTTCGCGACGGCGTGCGCCGCATTCGCCGTCGCGCGTATCGCCGTCGGCTTCGCGAAGCGCAGGCTCCTGGCCCGTTCACACACGGCTGGCGCCCATTTCAGCGTTGTCGCCGCCGAAGTCGTTGCGGGCACCAGCAATATGCTGCTCGCGCTGGCCGCCCTGCTGATCGGCGCGGGCGTGCTGGACATGCCCGCGCGCTGGGCCGGCCGCATCGACGGCCTGTGGTTCGTCGTCGCCATCCTGCAGATCGCATTGTGGGCGCATCGTGCCATGGTGCTGGGCATGCGCCATTATTTCCATCGCCATGCGGAACCGCAGGGCGGCCAGATCACGGCGCTGGCGGCGCTGTCCATCTGGGGCGCCAAGGTGCTGCTGTGGGCGGTCGTGCTGCTGGCGATGCTGTCCAACATGGGCGTCAACATCACCGCCTTCGTCGCCAGCCTGGGCGTGGGCGGCATCGCGGTGGCGCTGGCCGTGCAGAACATATTGGGCGACCTGTTCGCGTCCATGTCGATCGCCATCGACAAGCCTTTCGAGGTCAACGACTTCATCGTGGTGGGCACGCTGGCCGGCACGGTCGAGCACGTGGGATTGAAGACCACCCGCATCCGCAGCCTGGGCGGCGAACAGATCGTGATGTCCAACGCCAGCATGCTGACGGCCACCATCCAGAACTACAAGCGCCTGCGCGAACGCCGGGTGGTGTTCCAGTTCGGCCTTAGCTACGACTGCACCGCGCAACAGACGCGCGAAGTGCCCGCCATTGTCGAACGCATCATCCGCGCACAGGACAAGACGCGCTTCGACCGCTCGCATTTCAAGGGCTTCGGCGAAAGCTCGCTGGATTTCGAGACGGTGTATATCGTGCTGGACCCGGGCTACAACCAGTACATGGATATCCAGCAGGCCATCAACCTGGAAATGATGCAGGCTTTCGAAGACCTGGGCGTGCGCTTCGCTCACCCCATGCGTACCTTGCACGTGGCATCGCTGCCCGGCCCGCGGCGGCAGGAAGACGCCGCGCGTCGCGTGCGCGCCGATGCCCCCGATCGCAGGCTGGGCGTGTCACCCCAGGGCGCGTAG
- a CDS encoding gamma-glutamyltransferase family protein, with protein sequence MATPSYAPDLTAGSAPLSMRPTLTGLNHMIAAGHYLATQAGMDILQAGGNAVDAGVAAGIALGVVQSDIVNFGGVAPILVYQADTRKVWSISGLGYWPKATRLDDFLQKHKGTIPAGVLRTVIPAAPDAWITALERFGTMSFGDVAAGAIRLARDGYVMYSLMAEVLEENARNYARWPSSAAVYLPGGKPPRAGDIFRQTDLAGSLQYLADEERAHQGQGRLAGLAAARRAFYEGDIAAAIVNYHKQEGGLVTHEDLRDFRVEVDPALMTDFHGTRVHSCGFWCQGPSLLQMLNILEPRDLKSLGHNSAAYVHLLTETIKLAFADREVHYGDPRHTDVPQQALLSKEYARQRLAMIDPNRAGPDMPPAGRLPSARDIELREAGPGDTARTDPRLDTSYVAVVDKHGNAFSATPSDGSYNSPVIPGTGLIASGRGSQSWAEAGHPCAVGPGRRPRLTPNPSMAIRPDGYVMPFGTPGGDVQVQAMLQTFLNIEVFGMELQQAIEAPRFASFSFPSSFEPHTAVPGRLMIEDLIPKEVGDRLAAMGHSVKWWQDRNWRAGAMCAVRHDMQTGIRWGGADPRRPAYAAGW encoded by the coding sequence ATGGCGACCCCCTCTTATGCCCCGGACCTGACCGCCGGCAGCGCGCCGCTCTCGATGCGGCCGACGTTGACCGGACTGAACCACATGATCGCCGCGGGCCATTACCTGGCCACGCAGGCGGGCATGGACATCCTGCAGGCGGGCGGCAATGCCGTCGACGCCGGCGTGGCGGCCGGCATCGCGCTGGGCGTGGTGCAGAGCGACATCGTCAACTTCGGAGGCGTGGCGCCCATCCTGGTCTATCAGGCGGACACCCGCAAGGTGTGGAGCATTTCCGGATTGGGCTACTGGCCCAAGGCCACGCGGCTGGACGATTTCCTGCAGAAGCACAAGGGCACGATACCGGCGGGCGTATTGCGTACGGTGATTCCCGCCGCGCCGGACGCCTGGATCACCGCGCTGGAGCGTTTCGGCACCATGAGCTTCGGCGACGTGGCGGCGGGTGCCATCCGCCTGGCGCGCGACGGCTACGTCATGTATTCGCTGATGGCCGAGGTGCTGGAAGAGAACGCCAGGAACTACGCGCGCTGGCCTTCCAGCGCGGCCGTCTACCTGCCCGGCGGCAAGCCGCCGCGCGCCGGCGACATCTTCCGCCAGACCGACCTGGCGGGCAGCCTGCAATACCTGGCCGACGAAGAGCGCGCGCATCAGGGCCAGGGCCGCCTGGCGGGCCTCGCCGCCGCGCGGCGGGCCTTCTACGAAGGCGACATCGCCGCCGCCATCGTCAACTACCACAAGCAGGAAGGCGGCCTGGTCACGCATGAGGACCTGCGCGATTTCCGTGTCGAGGTCGATCCGGCGTTGATGACGGATTTCCACGGGACCCGCGTGCACAGCTGCGGTTTCTGGTGCCAGGGGCCGTCGCTGCTGCAGATGCTGAATATCCTGGAGCCGCGCGACCTGAAGTCGCTCGGCCACAACTCGGCCGCCTATGTGCATCTGCTGACCGAGACCATCAAGCTGGCATTCGCCGATCGCGAGGTGCATTACGGCGATCCGCGCCACACGGACGTGCCGCAGCAGGCGCTGCTGTCCAAGGAGTACGCGCGGCAGCGGCTGGCGATGATAGATCCGAATCGCGCCGGCCCCGACATGCCGCCCGCCGGCCGCCTGCCCAGCGCCCGCGACATCGAGCTGCGCGAGGCCGGGCCGGGCGATACGGCGCGCACCGACCCGCGGCTGGATACCTCTTACGTGGCGGTGGTGGACAAGCACGGCAACGCCTTTTCCGCCACGCCCAGCGATGGCTCCTACAACTCCCCGGTGATACCGGGCACCGGCCTGATCGCGTCGGGCCGAGGCAGCCAGTCCTGGGCGGAGGCCGGCCATCCCTGCGCGGTCGGCCCGGGCCGGCGCCCGCGCCTCACCCCCAACCCTTCCATGGCGATCCGGCCCGATGGCTATGTGATGCCCTTCGGCACGCCGGGCGGCGACGTGCAGGTGCAGGCCATGCTGCAGACCTTCCTGAATATCGAGGTCTTCGGCATGGAGCTGCAGCAGGCCATCGAAGCACCCCGCTTCGCCAGCTTCAGTTTCCCCTCGTCGTTCGAACCGCATACCGCCGTGCCCGGCCGGCTGATGATCGAGGACCTGATCCCGAAGGAAGTCGGCGACCGGCTGGCCGCCATGGGCCATTCCGTAAAATGGTGGCAGGACCGCAACTGGCGCGCCGGCGCGATGTGCGCGGTGCGGCATGATATGCAAACCGGCATCCGCTGGGGCGGCGCCGATCCGCGGCGGCCGGCCTATGCCGCGGGATGGTGA
- a CDS encoding MFS transporter: MSSTTINTPVRPAAAYALGPEHRWKVLAAGVAANVSFSAAAAGIPTTAIWLRAGYRLDDASLGVALGAIGLGVALTELPWGMATDRWGDRPVLLVGLGATTLALLAMAVLMVPSDGFVPAFHWLLALMCVVGLAGGSVNGSSGRAIMRWFKEGERGLAMSIRQTAVPLGGGLGALLLPWLASANGFRAVYGVLVTMCAAALVLAWRWLYDPREDADARAHADAGADVSSHARRTGTTAPASRNSPFHDPAIRRIVLAIGVLCLSQFAVLSFATVYLHDFGGVGIAGTTFAMVAVQLGAMILRVWSGRYTDVHHNRRAYVRTVVLIAVAAFAVLALATAANAPAPLLIAAIIAAGVTVSAWHGVAYTELATLAGSARAGTALGMCNTLVYLSLFLAPVSIPYVLAASSWAGVWASAGVIALATRPLFPRP; the protein is encoded by the coding sequence ATGAGCTCCACCACCATAAACACGCCGGTGCGGCCAGCCGCTGCGTATGCGCTCGGCCCCGAACATCGCTGGAAGGTATTGGCCGCCGGTGTCGCGGCCAATGTCAGCTTTTCCGCGGCGGCCGCCGGCATACCGACCACTGCCATCTGGCTGCGCGCCGGCTACCGGTTGGACGATGCCTCGCTGGGCGTCGCGCTGGGCGCCATCGGCCTGGGGGTGGCGCTTACCGAATTGCCCTGGGGCATGGCGACCGATCGCTGGGGCGACCGGCCCGTGCTGCTCGTGGGCCTGGGCGCGACGACGCTGGCCCTGCTGGCCATGGCGGTGCTGATGGTGCCGTCCGATGGTTTCGTGCCGGCGTTTCATTGGCTGCTGGCCCTGATGTGCGTGGTCGGCCTGGCCGGCGGCAGTGTCAATGGCTCCAGCGGCCGCGCCATCATGCGCTGGTTCAAGGAGGGCGAACGCGGGCTGGCCATGAGCATCCGCCAGACCGCCGTGCCGCTGGGTGGCGGGCTCGGTGCGCTGCTGCTGCCATGGCTGGCGTCGGCGAACGGCTTTCGCGCGGTGTATGGCGTCCTGGTGACGATGTGCGCCGCCGCGCTGGTGCTGGCATGGCGGTGGCTGTACGACCCTCGCGAGGATGCGGATGCCCGTGCCCATGCGGATGCGGGTGCCGATGTGTCATCCCATGCTCGCCGCACGGGAACGACCGCCCCGGCGTCCCGGAACAGCCCGTTTCACGATCCAGCGATCCGGCGCATTGTCCTGGCGATAGGCGTGCTGTGTCTTTCTCAATTCGCGGTGCTCAGCTTCGCGACTGTGTATCTGCACGACTTCGGCGGCGTGGGCATCGCCGGAACGACCTTCGCCATGGTCGCGGTGCAATTGGGCGCGATGATTCTGCGCGTATGGAGCGGCCGTTACACCGACGTGCATCACAACCGGCGCGCCTATGTGCGCACCGTCGTGCTGATCGCGGTTGCCGCCTTCGCCGTGCTGGCCTTGGCCACCGCCGCGAACGCGCCCGCGCCGCTGCTCATCGCGGCCATCATCGCCGCGGGCGTCACCGTCTCGGCATGGCACGGCGTCGCCTACACGGAACTGGCCACGCTGGCGGGCTCGGCGCGCGCCGGCACCGCGCTGGGCATGTGCAATACCCTGGTCTACCTGAGCCTGTTCCTCGCTCCCGTGTCCATTCCCTACGTGCTGGCGGCTTCGTCATGGGCCGGCGTTTGGGCGTCGGCCGGCGTGATCGCATTGGCGACGCGACCCTTGTTCCCGAGGCCGTGA